The following are encoded together in the Geobacter sulfurreducens PCA genome:
- a CDS encoding sensor histidine kinase produces the protein MTSSDLVSRSARFALVMLFLAALVLTSRVNYLLFHTLTEIVTVVAGCGIFMVAWHARRQIDNHCILLIGISHLFVAIITLFHALSYRGMGVFPGAGTNLSTQLWIGSRLLQGASLALAPLFVRKRLNPSVTVTAYMAATSLFLLSILCGDIFPLCFSDEVGLTPFKKGAEFLAGIFILAALTGLLTKRRHFDARVFRMLSLSLVFLATSGFVFALNTGISSLTGMTGHLLTLGGFILIYRAMVETGLERPYDLLFRDLKESEERYRSLYNRTPVMLHSIDREGKIVNVSDFWLETLGYRRDEVLGRLSADFMTDESRSYVIGTVVPEFLRTGRTRDIPLHLLTSSGKVIDVLLSSEAERDEEGEIVRSLSVMTDVTEQRRAARQIERLNESLASRAMDLEVANGDLEAFNYSVSHDLRSHLTVIRGFSDVLLEICTDKLDDECRSYVRHIGEETGRMNGLIGTLLDFSRVARVELERVPVNLSTLAEEIALELRMKDQERMAEFIIIDDADVTADPGLMRVVMENLLGNAWKYTGRREQAVIEFGKEEMEGQTVFFVRDNGAGFSSQQADKLFLPFQRLHGRSEFPGHGIGLATVHRIISRHGGTIWAQGEEGAGAVFYFTL, from the coding sequence ATGACCAGCTCCGACCTCGTATCGCGAAGCGCACGCTTCGCCCTGGTGATGCTGTTCCTCGCCGCGCTCGTCCTGACGAGCCGCGTCAACTATCTCTTATTTCATACGCTTACCGAAATCGTCACCGTAGTCGCGGGATGCGGCATCTTCATGGTCGCTTGGCACGCCCGGCGCCAGATCGATAACCACTGCATTCTGCTCATCGGCATCTCCCACCTGTTCGTGGCAATCATTACCCTGTTCCACGCCCTGAGCTACCGGGGGATGGGGGTCTTCCCCGGCGCGGGCACAAACCTCTCCACCCAGCTCTGGATCGGCTCGCGACTGCTGCAGGGAGCGTCGCTGGCGCTTGCACCGCTGTTCGTCAGAAAGCGGCTCAATCCCTCTGTTACCGTTACCGCTTACATGGCCGCAACGTCACTTTTCCTGCTGTCAATCCTGTGCGGGGATATCTTCCCCCTCTGCTTCTCGGACGAGGTGGGGCTCACCCCGTTCAAAAAGGGCGCCGAGTTCCTGGCTGGGATATTCATTCTCGCTGCCCTGACAGGCTTGCTGACCAAGCGCCGGCACTTCGACGCCCGAGTGTTCCGGATGCTTTCGCTCTCCCTGGTCTTTCTTGCAACGAGCGGCTTCGTTTTTGCTCTCAACACCGGCATCTCCAGCCTCACCGGCATGACGGGACATCTGCTTACGCTCGGCGGCTTCATACTCATCTACCGCGCCATGGTGGAAACGGGGCTGGAACGCCCCTACGATCTGCTGTTCCGTGACCTGAAAGAAAGCGAAGAGCGCTACCGCAGCCTCTACAACAGGACTCCCGTCATGCTCCACTCCATTGACCGGGAGGGAAAAATCGTCAATGTCAGCGATTTTTGGCTGGAAACCCTCGGCTACCGGCGCGACGAGGTGCTGGGCAGGCTTTCCGCCGATTTCATGACTGACGAGTCACGGTCGTACGTGATCGGGACGGTCGTCCCGGAATTCCTCCGTACCGGACGCACCAGAGATATCCCGCTCCATCTGCTGACCAGCAGCGGAAAGGTCATCGACGTTCTCCTTTCGTCTGAGGCGGAACGAGATGAAGAGGGAGAAATCGTGCGTTCCCTGTCGGTCATGACCGACGTGACGGAGCAGCGGCGTGCGGCCCGGCAGATCGAGCGACTCAACGAAAGTCTCGCCTCCCGGGCCATGGACCTGGAAGTGGCCAATGGCGACCTGGAGGCGTTCAACTACAGCGTCTCGCACGATCTGAGATCGCACCTGACCGTGATCCGGGGCTTCAGCGACGTTCTGCTCGAGATCTGCACAGACAAACTCGACGATGAATGCCGCAGCTACGTGCGTCACATCGGGGAAGAGACGGGGCGCATGAACGGACTCATCGGCACCCTGCTCGACTTTTCCCGCGTGGCCCGCGTAGAACTGGAACGGGTACCGGTCAACCTGAGCACGCTGGCAGAGGAAATTGCCCTGGAGCTCAGGATGAAGGACCAGGAGCGCATGGCAGAGTTCATCATTATCGATGACGCCGACGTGACCGCCGATCCGGGGCTCATGAGGGTTGTGATGGAGAATCTGCTGGGCAATGCCTGGAAATACACGGGCAGGCGGGAACAGGCCGTAATCGAGTTCGGCAAGGAAGAGATGGAGGGTCAAACCGTGTTTTTCGTCCGGGACAACGGAGCGGGGTTCTCGTCACAACAGGCCGACAAACTCTTTCTTCCCTTCCAGCGCCTCCACGGCCGGAGCGAATTCCCGGGGCACGGCATCGGCCTCGCAACGGTCCACAGGATCATCTCCCGCCATGGTGGCACAATCTGGGCCCAAGGGGAAGAGGGCGCCGGAGCCGTATTCTATTTTACGCTGTAA
- the queC gene encoding 7-cyano-7-deazaguanine synthase QueC — protein sequence MTRKAVVLYSGGLDSTTCLAIARAEGFEPHAMSFSYGQRHSVELELAKRNARPAGAVEHMVVEFDLRKVGGSALTADIAVPKEGVGDDIPVTYVPARNTIFLSFALGWAEVLGAFDIFIGVNALDYSGYPDCRPEYISAFETMANLATRVGVEGTGRFRIHAPLMRLTKAEIIRKGLALGVDYGLTHSCYDPSPAGVACGLCDSCRLRLKGFAEVGVADPVPYVTGGQGLGGGKETP from the coding sequence ATGACTAGAAAAGCCGTTGTCCTTTACAGTGGCGGCCTCGACTCCACCACCTGTCTCGCCATTGCGCGGGCCGAGGGATTCGAGCCCCATGCAATGAGTTTCTCCTACGGCCAACGCCACAGCGTAGAGCTGGAACTGGCAAAAAGAAATGCGCGGCCCGCAGGGGCCGTCGAACACATGGTGGTGGAGTTCGATTTGCGCAAGGTCGGCGGCAGCGCCCTGACTGCCGATATCGCCGTGCCAAAGGAGGGGGTGGGGGATGATATCCCGGTTACCTATGTGCCGGCGCGCAACACCATTTTTCTCTCCTTCGCCCTGGGGTGGGCCGAGGTGCTCGGTGCCTTCGACATCTTCATCGGCGTGAACGCCCTGGATTATTCGGGCTACCCCGACTGCCGCCCCGAGTACATCTCCGCATTCGAAACCATGGCCAATCTGGCGACCCGGGTTGGTGTAGAAGGGACGGGCCGCTTCCGTATCCATGCCCCCCTCATGCGTCTCACTAAGGCGGAGATCATCCGGAAGGGGCTCGCTCTGGGAGTCGACTACGGGCTCACCCACTCCTGCTACGATCCCTCTCCCGCAGGAGTTGCCTGCGGGCTTTGCGATTCCTGTCGCCTGCGGCTCAAGGGGTTTGCTGAAGTGGGAGTGGCGGACCCGGTTCCGTACGTGACTGGTGGACAGGGCCTGGGGGGCGGGAAGGAAACGCCATGA
- a CDS encoding aspartate ammonia-lyase, with translation MTFRVEKDTLGEVRVPADAYYGAQTVRAVENFPISGLRPHPALVRATVLVKMCAARANMATGRLDSRLGDAIVRAADECLAGAFDAHFVVDPFQAGAGTSHNMNVNEVLANRANELLGEERGRYAPVHPNDHVNMAQSTNDVFPTAMRLAALRVAGDLRPALEGLVAALRKKSAEFDGILKSGRTHLQDAVPIRLGQEFEAWAVALEKNLAAIEGAVPGLAELGIGGTAAGTGMNAEPAYIDLVVAELARETGFPLVRGANLVERMQNMDPFVALSSALKGLAVNLARIANDLRLLSSGPRTGLAEIALPALQPGSSIMPGKVNPVMAEVTDMVAFQVMGADTTIMLAAQAGQLELNVMMPVIAFNLLFSLEILKNTVPKLADACIAGITADRERCLRYLEQSVGLATVLAPYIGYAAAAEVAKESTATGRSIRQIVEDRQLLSAGRLAEILDPFPLTSPGVP, from the coding sequence GTGACGTTCCGGGTCGAGAAGGATACCCTCGGTGAGGTGCGGGTTCCGGCGGACGCCTACTACGGCGCCCAGACGGTCCGGGCCGTGGAGAATTTCCCCATCTCCGGGCTGCGGCCCCATCCGGCCCTCGTCCGGGCGACGGTGCTCGTCAAAATGTGTGCGGCCCGGGCCAACATGGCCACGGGCAGGCTCGATTCCCGGCTTGGAGACGCTATCGTCCGGGCGGCCGACGAGTGCCTGGCCGGTGCCTTTGATGCCCACTTCGTGGTGGACCCGTTTCAAGCCGGCGCCGGCACCTCCCACAACATGAACGTGAACGAGGTCCTCGCCAACCGGGCCAATGAACTGCTGGGAGAGGAGCGGGGCAGGTATGCTCCCGTCCATCCCAACGACCACGTGAACATGGCCCAGTCCACCAACGACGTCTTCCCCACGGCCATGCGTCTGGCGGCCCTTCGGGTGGCGGGGGATCTCCGGCCGGCCCTAGAGGGACTCGTTGCCGCGCTTCGGAAAAAGTCCGCTGAATTCGACGGCATTCTCAAGAGCGGCCGGACTCACCTGCAGGATGCGGTGCCGATCCGTCTCGGCCAGGAGTTCGAGGCGTGGGCCGTGGCGCTGGAGAAGAACCTGGCCGCCATCGAGGGGGCGGTGCCGGGCCTTGCGGAACTGGGTATCGGCGGCACCGCGGCAGGTACCGGCATGAACGCCGAGCCGGCCTACATCGATCTTGTGGTGGCAGAGCTCGCCCGGGAAACCGGCTTTCCCCTCGTACGGGGTGCGAACCTGGTTGAGCGGATGCAGAACATGGACCCCTTCGTGGCCCTCTCCTCCGCTCTCAAGGGACTTGCCGTAAACCTCGCCCGTATCGCCAACGACCTGCGGCTCCTTTCCTCTGGCCCCCGGACCGGGCTGGCCGAGATCGCGCTGCCGGCGCTGCAGCCCGGCTCCTCTATCATGCCGGGGAAGGTCAACCCGGTCATGGCCGAGGTGACCGACATGGTCGCCTTTCAAGTGATGGGTGCGGACACGACAATCATGCTCGCCGCCCAGGCAGGGCAGCTGGAGCTTAACGTCATGATGCCGGTCATCGCGTTCAACCTTCTGTTCAGCCTTGAAATCCTGAAGAACACGGTGCCCAAGCTGGCTGATGCCTGCATCGCCGGCATCACTGCGGACCGGGAGCGCTGCCTCCGGTACCTGGAGCAGTCGGTAGGACTGGCCACGGTGCTCGCGCCCTACATCGGCTATGCCGCGGCCGCGGAGGTGGCCAAGGAATCGACTGCCACGGGCCGGAGTATCCGGCAGATCGTGGAAGACCGGCAGCTCCTGTCGGCCGGGCGTCTGGCGGAGATCCTCGACCCCTTCCCTCTCACCAGCCCTGGCGTTCCGTGA
- a CDS encoding NifU family protein produces MLEDVKKVLDLVRPALQADGGDVELVEVTEDGVVKVKLVGACGHCPMSTMTLKMGIERTLKEKVPGVKEVVSVQ; encoded by the coding sequence ATGCTGGAAGACGTTAAGAAGGTTCTTGATCTGGTCCGCCCCGCGCTCCAGGCGGATGGCGGTGACGTGGAGCTGGTTGAGGTTACCGAGGACGGCGTGGTGAAGGTTAAGCTGGTCGGTGCCTGCGGCCACTGCCCCATGTCCACCATGACCCTCAAGATGGGGATCGAGCGGACCCTGAAGGAGAAGGTGCCGGGAGTGAAGGAAGTGGTATCCGTCCAGTAG
- a CDS encoding class I SAM-dependent methyltransferase has protein sequence MEQIDDSRLRGIIHDRIKERGGRIPFADFMAACLYEPGLGYYTSPGRKVGAEGDFYTSINVHRVFGRLIGREICRMWEVMGCPAPFTLVEAGAGHGRLAADVLDAVRELNPELYASLTLRLVEAEPSLAEAQRQVLAEHLDRVAWNDPAELMGGTLTFTGCLYSNELIDSFPTHVVEMTPAGLREVFVTADGDGFAEQLDLPSTPDLADYFRRIDVNLQPGQRTEINLNACRWLEGVARCLERGFVLTVDYGFLSPELYGPMRQNGTLLCYFRHTIQEDPYQRVGHQDITSHVDFTTLILRGEELGLHKAWFGEQYRFLMAAGLMEELMALEAAAATEEERIKIRLVLKKLVLPEGGMGDTFKILVQAKGVENPRLLCMRDWSKLF, from the coding sequence GTGGAACAGATCGACGATTCCAGGCTGCGCGGCATCATTCACGACCGGATCAAGGAGCGGGGCGGACGTATCCCTTTTGCCGACTTTATGGCGGCGTGCCTGTATGAGCCGGGCCTCGGCTACTACACGTCCCCGGGCCGCAAGGTGGGTGCCGAGGGGGATTTCTACACCAGCATCAACGTTCATCGGGTCTTCGGCCGACTCATCGGACGGGAGATCTGCCGGATGTGGGAGGTCATGGGATGCCCGGCGCCTTTCACCCTGGTGGAGGCCGGCGCCGGCCACGGCCGTCTGGCGGCGGATGTGCTCGACGCCGTCCGGGAGCTGAACCCGGAACTCTATGCCAGCCTCACCCTGCGGCTCGTGGAGGCTGAGCCGTCCCTGGCCGAAGCCCAACGGCAGGTGTTGGCCGAGCACCTCGATCGCGTGGCGTGGAACGATCCTGCCGAGCTGATGGGGGGTACCCTCACGTTTACCGGCTGCCTTTACTCCAACGAACTCATCGACTCCTTCCCGACCCATGTGGTTGAAATGACCCCTGCCGGCCTGCGGGAAGTCTTCGTTACCGCCGACGGCGATGGCTTCGCCGAACAGCTCGACCTTCCTTCGACGCCCGACCTGGCCGACTATTTTCGGCGGATCGACGTCAATCTCCAGCCGGGGCAGCGGACCGAGATCAACCTCAATGCCTGCCGATGGCTGGAGGGGGTCGCCCGCTGCCTGGAGCGGGGCTTCGTGCTGACAGTCGATTACGGTTTCCTCTCGCCCGAACTTTACGGCCCCATGCGCCAGAACGGAACCCTTCTCTGCTACTTCCGCCACACGATCCAGGAAGACCCGTACCAACGAGTCGGTCATCAGGACATCACGAGCCATGTGGATTTCACGACGCTCATCCTACGTGGTGAGGAACTGGGGCTGCACAAGGCTTGGTTCGGCGAGCAGTACCGCTTTCTCATGGCTGCGGGGCTCATGGAGGAACTCATGGCCCTGGAGGCGGCGGCCGCCACCGAAGAGGAGCGGATCAAGATCCGGTTGGTGCTGAAGAAGCTCGTCCTGCCCGAGGGGGGGATGGGCGACACCTTCAAGATTCTCGTGCAGGCAAAGGGGGTCGAGAATCCCCGCCTGCTCTGCATGCGCGACTGGAGCAAGCTCTTTTGA
- a CDS encoding ferritin family protein, with product MNEHGKEMLDAIMRAMEIEKETFDFYTRAEHKTFNPEGKRIFRWLARTEEQHYLKLNELYQSLHEGGRWVFYGGSTVSLDPAGPGEKQVAFDTDDRQALEIAMEIEKKGIAHFEELMEKATDPQGKSMLRALRDEEAEHLRIVTEKYNALQR from the coding sequence ATGAACGAACACGGCAAGGAAATGCTCGATGCCATCATGAGGGCCATGGAGATCGAGAAAGAAACCTTCGACTTCTACACACGGGCCGAGCACAAGACGTTCAATCCGGAAGGCAAACGGATCTTCCGCTGGCTCGCCCGCACGGAGGAGCAGCACTACCTCAAGCTCAACGAACTCTACCAGTCGCTCCACGAGGGGGGCCGCTGGGTCTTCTACGGCGGCTCCACCGTCTCCCTCGACCCGGCCGGCCCGGGCGAGAAGCAGGTGGCGTTCGACACCGATGATCGCCAGGCACTGGAAATAGCCATGGAGATCGAGAAAAAGGGAATCGCCCACTTCGAAGAGCTCATGGAGAAGGCAACCGACCCCCAAGGCAAGAGCATGCTCCGTGCCTTGCGCGACGAGGAGGCGGAGCACTTGCGGATCGTAACCGAAAAGTACAATGCGCTCCAGCGGTAA
- a CDS encoding HAD family hydrolase, protein MLTGIGAIVFDLDGTLYQSESLGGQIAACADRYLADLLSVSPEEAGEIVRRVRRELTARFGREASLSDACRELGGDLRELHRRFAAEVAPEPHLRRDSRVVQLLRTLGANRELYLYTNNNRALSGRIMDAIGVTGLFRRVVTIEDSWRPKPDLQALEALFAALGRKPSECLFVGDRYDIDLRLPAELGCSVYLSRTVDELLGLTLPLSEEQQ, encoded by the coding sequence ATGCTGACCGGTATCGGGGCCATCGTGTTCGATCTGGACGGCACTCTCTACCAGAGTGAGTCGTTGGGAGGGCAGATCGCAGCCTGCGCCGACCGCTATCTGGCGGATTTGCTCAGCGTGAGCCCGGAAGAGGCGGGCGAGATTGTCCGGCGGGTCCGGCGCGAACTGACCGCCCGCTTCGGCAGGGAGGCCTCCCTGAGCGATGCCTGTCGGGAACTCGGCGGAGACCTCAGGGAGCTTCATCGTCGCTTTGCCGCCGAGGTGGCACCGGAACCCCACCTGCGGCGCGATAGTCGGGTGGTGCAACTCCTGCGCACTCTCGGCGCTAACCGGGAGCTGTACCTCTATACCAACAACAACCGTGCCCTTTCCGGCCGGATCATGGATGCCATCGGCGTGACGGGGCTCTTTCGCCGTGTCGTCACTATTGAGGACAGCTGGCGGCCTAAGCCGGATCTCCAGGCGTTGGAAGCTCTGTTTGCCGCCCTCGGCCGGAAACCCTCCGAATGCCTCTTTGTGGGCGACCGTTACGATATCGACCTGCGGCTTCCGGCGGAACTCGGCTGCTCGGTCTATCTCTCCCGCACCGTTGATGAACTGCTCGGCTTGACACTACCACTCAGCGAGGAACAGCAATGA
- a CDS encoding phospholipase D-like domain-containing protein — MSIVRRKMIMGTPRAPRFLRVFRRNAEAAHSRGNRVKLFTSGADFFPAMLGAFAEARHHIHAEFYIVRDDATGAAFAEALLAAAARGVEVSLIYDYIGCFDTPSAYFRRLEQGGVRCLAFNPPPFKGGIAWFDKRDHRKMAVVDGETAFTGGVNVGDEYSGFGFPHERWRDVGIRIDGPAVIDLSRLFRGFWLAEKGSSSPAWHQERLPVAAVGDADVMVISDGPYHARSFIRNAFRIAMAGAGESIRIMNPYFVPGPRVVRSLLRAVRRGVRVQIILPAKNDVPIVRLVSRSYYTPLLREGIELFERQGPVLHAKVMLIDDAWGVVGSANLDQRSFHRNYEVNTIVASHEFGSQVAEMFAEDLAGSRRVVLEEHEQRGWHVRLLERLCGSVSWFL, encoded by the coding sequence ATGTCCATCGTTCGCCGCAAAATGATTATGGGCACTCCCCGCGCCCCCCGCTTTCTGAGGGTCTTCAGGCGGAACGCCGAGGCAGCCCATTCCCGGGGAAACAGGGTGAAACTGTTCACCTCGGGGGCTGATTTCTTTCCGGCCATGCTCGGCGCCTTTGCCGAGGCGCGCCACCATATCCACGCCGAGTTCTATATTGTGCGCGACGACGCCACGGGCGCGGCCTTTGCCGAAGCACTGCTGGCCGCCGCTGCCCGCGGGGTGGAAGTCTCCCTTATCTATGACTACATTGGTTGCTTCGACACACCTTCCGCCTATTTCCGCCGGCTGGAACAGGGCGGAGTTCGCTGCCTCGCCTTCAATCCTCCCCCCTTCAAGGGGGGAATCGCTTGGTTCGACAAGCGGGATCACCGCAAGATGGCTGTGGTCGACGGGGAAACCGCGTTCACGGGCGGAGTCAATGTCGGCGACGAGTATTCGGGGTTCGGCTTTCCCCATGAACGGTGGAGGGATGTGGGCATCAGGATCGACGGACCGGCGGTCATAGATCTGTCGCGGCTCTTTCGGGGGTTCTGGCTTGCTGAGAAGGGGAGTTCCTCACCGGCTTGGCATCAGGAGCGCCTGCCCGTGGCCGCGGTCGGTGATGCCGACGTAATGGTCATCAGTGACGGCCCTTACCATGCCCGTTCCTTTATCCGCAATGCCTTCCGTATCGCCATGGCCGGCGCGGGCGAGTCGATCCGGATCATGAATCCTTACTTCGTGCCGGGACCGCGGGTGGTTCGGTCTCTGCTGCGGGCCGTCCGGCGGGGCGTCAGAGTCCAGATCATACTTCCCGCCAAGAACGATGTGCCCATCGTGCGTCTCGTGAGCCGCAGCTACTATACCCCCCTCCTGCGGGAGGGAATCGAACTCTTCGAGCGCCAGGGGCCGGTTCTCCACGCCAAGGTCATGCTCATTGACGACGCCTGGGGGGTCGTCGGCTCGGCAAATCTCGACCAGCGCAGTTTTCACCGCAACTATGAGGTGAATACCATCGTTGCCAGCCACGAGTTCGGCAGCCAGGTGGCGGAAATGTTCGCCGAGGACCTTGCCGGATCGCGACGTGTGGTCCTTGAGGAACACGAGCAGCGGGGCTGGCATGTACGCTTGCTGGAGCGTCTCTGCGGATCGGTGAGCTGGTTTCTGTAG